In Papaver somniferum cultivar HN1 unplaced genomic scaffold, ASM357369v1 unplaced-scaffold_57, whole genome shotgun sequence, the DNA window ATTCACTTAGAAGTTAGAACTATACATACGGAATTCTGTAAGAATCCTTTTTAAAGGGACTCTAACTTTTTCTATGCTGTTGTACGTCAGTTTTATGTATCTATCTGTCAGAACTTTCTTAGCGTCACATATATACATCAATCACCTTTTATAATCAAAGCCTTAGTGAAATTTTCAGCAAACTGAAGAAAAGAAGCAACATGACAAATGGCTAAGAGACCATTAGTAATCGAAAAATTCCACatagatgaaaaaaaaatagagttcaagcctttttgaaaaattcaaaagcTTTAAAGGGGCTGTTTTATTTGGTTTTAGTTTGAGTAAAGGCATTCATTCCTAGTAAAAGGCCGTACCCTCGACACTCGTATTCTTCTTCTATGACTTTTGTCTTTTAGTTGACCGTCACAATCAAcacacaaaaaacaaaatcacCATTCTTCATTCTTGACTATCTCTATCTCAAAAACCCATCCATGTGTAGGTTTTTGTTTTCAAGTTCTTAAATTTCATCATACATATACAGTATCTAATACATGAGCTTACTATTAGTTGTTGCTGTTGAGTGTTTGACAAAAAATGAAATAACAtagttcttgtttttgtttttagtaaCATCAAGTTTTGATTCTGACTCTTTCAAAAGGTGTAACCATTTTTGCATTCATTTTTAAGTTATTTTCTCTCTTTACCATTCAATGTTGTCTTTCGAGAAAGAGACATAGACTTTATTTGTCCGTATTTTTCTGAAAGTTCAACTGTTTTCTTAATGTGTGACATATAGTCAAGTATTACTTCGAAGAGCAAGGAGCAAAACTCGCTTATTGCACCAAAAGATCCAAAGCTCATAATTCCCGCCGTAGAGCCACCAAAATTTTGTTCTCCAAGACCTGTCAGTGAGCTTGATGCTGCTGCGGTTAAGCTTAAGAGTTACGGGACTCGAAGAAACCTCCCAGATTGTGCAGTTGTAGTGGAAGCGCTCTGGTAAGGAACTCGCAATCTCTCATCTCTATTATCTAA includes these proteins:
- the LOC113343355 gene encoding IQ domain-containing protein IQM4-like, with the translated sequence MNMGSSITSKSKEQNSLIAPKDPKLIIPAVEPPKFCSPRPVSELDAAAVKLKSYGTRRNLPDCAVVVEALCIGVCCSQAKLGIILQH